CTATCCTGCCCTTTTGACCGGGTTCTTGTGCTGACTGAATATTTACAATAAACGGATGGCTCGCATTCTTAGCTACTTCAAAATACACTTCGCCGGTAATATCAACGACACGTTCTTTACCGGTAAAAACAGTGGGATAGTGTATTGATGAAGCGGCATTCAACCAAACCCTTGTTCCATCTGATAATACAAGCTGGAATTTGCGTCCCCGTGGTGTGCTGAGCGTATTGGTTTCACTACTGGCGGCGTCTGTTGCCTGGTAAGCGATCAGGCTGTCTTGTTTGGCAACCTGTAACCCAGGTTGCAGGTGCATGGCGCCGTTGCCTGCACTGTCGAGTAATACTTTTTTTCCATTGTGCAGTGTTAGAACGGCGCCATTACGACCTGGCAACGCATCATAGGTCAATGTTACAGCCGGGGTATTTGTGTGACGGTCATCCCCCCTTTGCAACCACCACCAGGCAATAATGCCCATACAAACCACTACGGTGGCCGCTATGGCTATTTTACTGAAAACCCGCATGGTGCGAACAGGCGCCGGCGCTACAACCTCCTGTTGCTGCAGCACCGCCTTTAGCATCTGGTGCCAGTTTACCTGTTCTTCAGCTTCATGATACCGGCTGTTGCGAACCTCTTCAAGCAACGGCCCTTCCAGCACTGATCCGTTTGGTTGGACACTAATCAAAGCAAGCAGTTCATTAAATTCATCAAGCGTACAAGTCCCTGCTGTATATTGTTTTAATAAATAAACTACACGATCGTCAAGCGATTGCGACATAAAAAATAATTAAAAGATAAGGCGCTATTTATAAAATGACGGATGAAGGAGAAAGGCGGACTAGTGCGGTGTTAACTTTTTTTTATTTTATCAGGAACGGGCCCGGAAAACTCATGATTATCAATATAACAGGCCCACCATATTTATTGCCCAGGTACTCTCTGATGAACTTCAACGCTTTCACCAGGTGATTTTTTACCGTGTTTCCAGCAATACCCATTTGAAGGCCTATTTGCTCATAGCTCAATCCTTCATAGCGGCTGAGCATAAAAACTTCGCGTTGCTGCGCCGGCAGTTGCGCCACTGCCTCATTAATAAGCTTTTGCGTTTCACTTACCTGTACTTTTTGCAGGGTTGCATTTTCTGTTGCCGAAATACCCGCCCAAACTTTTTGCTGCATGGCTGCATCCAGCGAAAGCCTGCGGAGATAATCCACCCCCGCATTTCTTGCCATCATATGTAAATAGCCCACCGGATTTTCAATAGAAGGTAAATTTTGCCTTGACAGCCAGAGCTTTAAAAAGCATTCCTGTACAAGTTCTTCAGCAGCTACCTGCGATTTGGTGATCTTCATGCCATAGTCAAAAAGAGGGGATTTATAGCGGTGGAAAATATCAGCGAATGCCAACTCGTCACCATCAGCTATGCGCCGGAACAGTTCCTTTTCCTTATACGTATCGAGTTGAGGCACGGGTATCTTGTAAGCAGTTTGATTTTGAAAAGTAAATTTATTAAAATTTCTTAAGCCGCGGGCAAACTGAAATGCTTTAATATTTTCTACTTTATGATCTTGTTGCCCAAAGGTTTTCTATAACGCCTAATAAATTCTGAAGGGGTCATTCCAAACAATTTGGAGAATTGCTCCCTGAAATACCTGAGATCATTAAAACCTGTTGCGTAAGTAACTTCTACCACCGTTTTACTTGTATTGATCAATAGTTCCGCCGCCTTCCTTAATCGTAAATACCTTACAAATACGTTTACCGTTAAACCGGAAATAGCCTTAATTCTTTTGTATAAAGTGGGTTGGCTCATACCTATTCCCTGGCAAAAGAGTTGAACGTTAAATTCCGGATTTTCCATATTTTGATCCACGATCTCGATGCACCTTGTCAGAAATTCTTTATGATCCGATTCAATACTGGAGGCTGGCTTCAGGGTAATTGTATTGAAAAAATATTGCTGCAACCTGTTCCTGGATGTTAAGATATTTTGAACCCGGGCAACAATCAATTCTTTGCTAAAAGGCTTACTCACGTAATCTTCAGCGCCACACTCCAGCCCCGTTAATTTAGATTTTTCAGAAGAGCTTCCCGTCAATAATATGATGGGAATATGAGCCAGGTGTGCATTTTCTTTCAGCTTACGGCACAACTCAATACCATCCATTTTGCCCATTATAACATCGCTGATAACAATATCGGGTAATTCCCTGCCGATCAAATCAAAGGCAGATGCCCCATCATTTGTTTCATAGATATTGAATTGCTCAATGAATATTTCCTTTACGTAGCTTCTCAGATCCGCATCATCATCAACAATGACCATCGTTGGCAACCCCGAAATGATTTTGTCAATAACCTTCGACCTGTTGTCGGTGGTGGTGTCCCCTTCTTCGCGGCTTTCTTCAACCAGTTCATGAATAATGCTGGGGCGGCCACACCTGTCTTCTTCCCCGGCGTGCTGCATCGATGTCAATTTATTGTTTGGAAGAATGAGCGTGAAAGTGGTACCCTCCCCTTCCGCACTTACATAAGATAATGCGCCTTCATGTGCAATTGCCAGTTTTTTTGAAACATATAACCCAATACCAAACCCCGTTTGTGACGCCTTTCCGGTATTGTTTGCCTGGTAAAATACATCGAATAACCGGCTGCTGATACTTTCTGAAATTCCACACCCGGTGTCTTTAACAATGATACGTATTTGCCCGTTCCCGCCAGTTAATGACAATTGTACTTCTCCGTTGTCCGGCGTATACTTCAATGCATTTGAAAGCAGGTTAAATAAAATTATTTCAATTTTCTCCTTATCTCCACAATAGCCTACTTCATCCAAAGGCCTGTCAAAAATAAAGCGGATATTTTTGGATGCTGCGCGTTGCGTAAAGCTCAGGAACACTTCATTACATACTTCGTTGATGTCGAACCTGGAAAGGTGAAGCTGCTGCTCTATAGATTCTACTTTTCTGAACAACAACAACTGGTCCACCAGGCTTAACAAACGCCGGGCATTCCGGTGGATGGTCGATAATTTTTTTTGAATAAGCCCGGGACCCGCTTCTGCCATAAGGTCTTTCAAAGGGCTTACAATTAAGGTAAGGGGTGTTCTGAATTCATGAGAGATGTCTGTGAAAAAAGAGATCTTTCTTTCTGCGAGTTCTTTTTCTTTTTGTTTTTCAAGCAATGCCAGCTTAATCTCATACCGCAACCGGTCCTGGCGCCGGTAATAATAGAGAAAGGCACAGACAATACCAATTGTAAAGACCGTATATAATAAATACGCCCACCAGGTCCGGTACCAGGGCGGTAATACCCTAACAGCCAACAATTGTACCTCCTCATTCCAAACGCCATCCGGGTTCATTACCCTTACATAAAACGTATAGGCGCCCTCCCGTATATGGCTGTAATTGGCCGTCTTTATATTATTGGCAATACTCCAGTTCTTATCCCACCCTTTTAAATAATAAGCGTAATTGAGGTTATTTGCATTTGAATACTGCAATGCGGTAAAATCGAATGAAAGCGCCTTGTCAAATGGCACCGCTATGCCGGTGATAATGTCTTTATTGTGTGAAACAACATAAGCAGGACCGGCTTCCACGGGCGCATTGTCGATCTTTATACCGGTAAGAAACAGGTGGGGAATATTTTTTTTATCATAAACGCTATCCGGATAAAAACTGTTAAACCCTTTGATGCCGCCAAATAAAAAATCCCCGTTTTTAGCAATCATAGCCGCATTAAAACTGAACTGGTTGCTTTGTAAGCCATCCGCCTGCGTAAAATTTCTAAACGTCTTTAAAACCGGATCGTAACGGCACAGGCCATAATACGTACTCATCCAAAGATCCCCCTTATTATCTTCCAGTATTTTCAATATTACATTGTTGGGGAGCCCGTCTTTTGTAGTTATTCGCCGGTATGTTCCTTTTCCGCGGTCAAATAACAGCAACCCGCCGCCTTCTGTGCCAACCCAGAAATTATGTCGTTTATCTTCGCAGATACTCCTGACGGTATACCCGATAAAGAAAATCTTATGTTGCTTTTTTTCCGGATCGATCTTTATTAAAGAGTTGTAATTGCCACCCCAAAAATTACCCGATCTGTCTTCCATCAACACCTGCAGATCAAACAACGAACTATCGAAAAGTTCAAATTGATCGGCCGGCCTGTTATACAGGAACAGATGGCCTTTGTTGCTGGCAGATGCCCATAACCGCCGTTTGCTGTCTTCATAGACCTGCCAGCAATTTTTCTCCTCATTTTTTTGAAAAGGATCATAACAGCTATAATGCCTGAATGTATTGTTTGATCTGTTCAGCTTATCTATGCCGCCGAACCAGGAGGAAATCCAGATATCGTTTTTATAATCGCGGGCAATACAGGTAATAAAGTTGCTCCTCACAGATCCGGGATCTGCCGAATGAACATATTTCGTAAAACTATTTTTTTGTTTATCCCAGTAACGCAACCCGGCTCCATCCGTCCCAATCCATAAGTTCGACCGGTCGTCTTCGCAAAAAGATAAAATAAAATCGTTCACATCTTCAGTTCTGCCTTTGTGATACGAGATTGTTTTAAACGAGCTGCCATCCCTTTCCAAAATATTCACTCCCCCTCTCAAGGTTCCGATCCATTCACGGCCTTCGGGATCAATATAAAGATCATAGATAGAATTACTGTTTATGGCTTCTCCTGCTAAAGAAAGCGGCTGGGCCCTGTTGCCACCCGGCGATAAATACCACAATCCGTTCCCGTCTGTGGCTATCCATAGCGCACCTTTGGCGTCCTCTGCGATGTCTCTTACAATCATCTGCGGGATCGGATCAAATCGTTTAAAAATGTTATGGTAAACCCTGGCCACTCCTGAATCACCTGCGATCAAAACATCGCCATTGGACCTCGGAAAAATGGAGTAGCATTGGGCTACCCCCGAAGCTACGGCCACTATTCTTTTACTTGCGATGTCATATTTATACAGACCGCGATCATTGACAAAGAACCACACCGCGTTCCGTATTGAATCATATTCAATGGCCTGAATATTGTATGCCGCACCGGTTTGCCCGGGGAGTACAAGCTGTTTGCCGGTTTCTCCACTACCGGTAAACACAATGAGCCCGTTATGAACAGTACCAACCAGCATGGTGTTGCCGGCATTCTTTATCGACAATACAGCATCATACAGCGGTACGTTTTCTGAACTACCCACTTTGCTGAAACGGGGTGTAAAAAAGGCAGACCGGTTGGGGTCGTAAATACTTACGCCCTTTCCGCTGCCTACCCAAACTTTATTTTCATTGTCGGAATTAATACAAAAAACATGGTTATCCAAAAGGGAAGTTGCATCTCCTATGGTATTTCTAAAAACGCGAAAGGCGCAACCATCGTACCGGTTTAATCCGTCGTAGGTGCCAAACCACATAAAACCATTGTGGTCCTTGTAAATACAGGTTACGGCGTTGTTTGAAAGCCCCTGGTCAATGCCCAGATATCTTACAGAGAGTGTGTCTGAAGCAATGCAATCGCCTGCACAGAAAAGAAAATATAGATAAATGGCGAATCTCATAAGCAACAGGAGGACTTCCTAAATATAACTAATTTATCAGATGCGTCCGAAAAAAGGCCCACTGTAAATACAGCGAGCCGTTAAAACGAATGCTTGTATGATCAGTAAAACGGGTTTTGAATAAGCTTCAGGTTTTTGTTCATTTCATCGTAAGCAATGGGCAGGAAATAAGATTTGGGATTCCATGCCCTGCCACCCGAGTAATCCAGATTGGCATAGTTACCCGCTCCACTCACATTGGCAACCGGCGTGTAAACAGGTGTGCCGGAACCATAGTTTGCAGAACCATTATAAGGATAAAATATATGAATGCTCCACACATTGCTAAAGCCGGCTTTTTGTCCATATACTGCAGGGTCGCAGATCATCCAGCGGCGAATATCAAAATAACGTAATTCTTCAAATGCCAGCTCGATCTTGCGTTCATGCTGCAGGTTCGCCTTCGTAGCATTGGCTATAGGGGGCATGCCGGCTCTTTTCCTGATCATATTGATATAGGTAGTGGCCGTTGCTGCGTCGCCCAGGCCCAGGCTGGCCTCGGCATAATTAAGCAACACTTCAGTATAACGCATATAACGCCATGGTGTAGCCTGCAACACTTTTAATGGGTCGAGATTCGGATCGCTCCATTTTCTCAAATAATAGCCGGTGGGCGACCAGTTCCAGATATTGGCGCCGGTAGGTGGATTATGTGTATCAAAACCGCCGGATTCATACTTAATGTCGTCGGTTGTTGGATGGGCCGCTGAAGTATCCTGATAGCCGGTTTGCAGTTTTCCTGATCCTTCATATGGTAAAATGTCGGTTGTTCTTGTCCGCCAGCTGGCGCCATCATACAACACCGTGGCGTAAAAACGGGGATCGCGGTTTTGATAGGGCGCTGCAGCCTGAACCGGGTTGCTCCAGCTAAAGGCAGTGCCATTATTCATCTCATACTCATCTACGAATTGTTGGGTGGGCGCATCAACTCCCCAGCCCCAAAAGCCATTGGGATTGTGGAAAAGTCCGGGACCATACGTTTTTCCATAATCGTTCCAGTTGGCAACCGTATTGGTGGAAACATATTTTACAAAAATGTCTTCCGGCGTACTCATTTGAATAAAGAGATTGCCATAATTAGCGGCTGCCTCCGTTTGTGATGCCGGGTTGGGCTGGTACAGGGAATATACGCCTAAGTTTATTACCGCCAACGCTGCGTCCTTCGCCTTTTGCCAACGGGTTTGCCTGTCGCTTGCCGAAAAACTGGTGTACCTTACCAGTTCGGGATGTGCATACCCTGCAAACGGATCGGGTACCGTGCCATTGCCGCCGTTGTACAGATCGCTGGCTGCATATAACAGGGCTCTTGACTTTAAGCCAAGTGCCGCGCCTTTGGTAGCTCTGCCTACCTGCGTTTGTGTTACAGGAAGATACTGGGCAGCACTGTCGCATTGGTCTGAAATAAACTGAATACATTCGGCATAGGAATTTCTGGGAACGCTAAAACTATCCGTTAATGTATACGCTTTTGTAATAATGGGTACCCCACCATACAAAGACACCAGGTTCTGGTACAAATAAGCTCTAAGGAAAAACACTTCTCCCTTTAACCCGCGTTTGGTAGCCGTATCTATCGGTGCTGCATCTATTTTCGAAAAGAAAACATTGGTAGACTTGATGAACGAATACTCATTGGTCCAGGCAAAATGTTGTAATTCGGGGCAATTACCGTTGTTGAACGGCCCTAAATTGCTGGGGGTTAACTGGCTTAACATGGCCTGTTGCTGCCCTGCCCAGGTGCATGCCTGTGTAAGCGCTTCATCGGTAAGCGAAGCCAGCATTGACCAGTCGAAACCATGCGGCAACCCCTGGTACATATTATTAACATAGGCCGTTAATAATCCGGGGTCGGTTGATTTGAAAAGAGCGTCATCAGAAACTGCACTCACCGGCGTTTGGTCAAGCACACTTTTATTGCATGAGATCAGCGGGCCTGCTACAATGGCCGCTATCAAAATAATGCAAACAATATTTTTTTTCATGTGTGTTTTTTTGTCTGTTCATTAAAATGTCATGGTCATTCCCATGGCCACTACACGCGACAATGGATAATTACCGCCTGAAATACTGGGTATTGCATTTCTCAGATCGGTTGGTTTGGCATTTGCCCCCGCTTCGGGATCAAAGTCTTTCAAACCGGGGCACCAGGTCAACAAATTTTGCCCGCTCAAATACACGCGCAGATTTTTAATATTTGCTTTTTGAAGGAGTTTTGGATCGAGCGTATAGCCGAACTGTAACGTTTTTAAACGAACATAATCAGTTTTATGAAGGAAGAAAGTGTTGCCGGTATTGTCCCAATAATAGTTACCGCGGTTGGGTGTTCTTGGATTGTTACCTTCCGGGTTTGTAGGAGACCAGCGGCCGTCCAACAAACTTTTGCGGAAATTGGTGAACGTTCCACCGTCTGAATTAACATACGTAACAGCTCCTGTTGCACCCTGCAACAAAATCGACAGATCGAAATTCTTATAGCCAAGATTAATATAGGTGCCAAAAGTGAATGTAGGAATACTGCTTTTGTAGATCCTTTTCTGCTGGCGCGAATCCATGGTATCATTTTTCGCAATATCCGCATACCTGATATCACCGGGCGCTGGTTTTGTACTAAGCCCCCATGAGGTAAAACCGCTTGCATAATCGAGGGAATCTTTCGAATTATGGATCAGGCCATCAGCTACATAATACAATCCTGAACCCATGGGATGTCCGGTGGTTTGCTGCCATGCCGGTGCGCCGGGCGCCTCGCCCCATTGTAATACTTTGTTCTGGGCATAACCGCCGTTAACCGATATGGAGTAGCTGAATTTGCTGGGGGTAACATCGCTGTAGGTAATATTGAAATCGAATCCCTTATTTTGCGCCTTACCATAGTTTACGCTAGGCAGCGTTAAACCCGCCGAAGCAGGTACCGTGGCATTTGGGGGCCACAAAATATTACTCCTTTTATAATAAAAGTAGTCGGCCTCTACCGACAACCTGTTGTTCAGGAAAGTGGCATTAAAGCCGATGTTGCTTTGGTTGGCAATTTCCCAGGTGATGTTCGGGTTGGCAATAGCGCTATCATACACCGTTTGCAGTTCATTGAGTGCGCCTGCGTTGTTAACCACAAAGGGATAATATTGACCGGGTTGGTTATAATAACTGCTGCCAAATAAATACTTGGTCAGGTATTGAAAATCCTGTACGCGGTCGTTACCCGTTTTCCCCCACGAGCCCCTCAATTTAAAATAGTCGATGAATTTAATGTTTTCTTTAAAGAACTTTTCTTCCGAAGCTACCCAGCCCGCCGTAACGCCCGGGAAAAAACCAAATCGATGGCCGGGCGCGAAGATGTACGAACCATCGTACCGGCCTACAAACTCAACCAGGTATTTATTGGCAAAGCTGTAATTAGCCCTTCCAAAATAACTCAACCGGGAGTTTACCGTACCTGTGCCCCCGGTGGCCTGATTGGCCGTTGCACCCGCAAACATTTCCTGAACAGCGGTAGAAGCAAACAGGTCTCTGTAAGCATTAAAGCTTTCTGAATTTCCTTTCGACAGCTGTGTTCCCACCATTAATTTCAGGTTGTGGTTCTCGCCGATATTCGTTTGATAATTCAACAACCCATAAGCCAGTTTTGAATAATTATTCTGGAACGATTCGTATAAAGTAGGTGAATTATACGCACCGGCGCCAAAAACATTGGAAGTGAGCACCGGGTTGCCACCGGCATCGACAGTAGTTTTATCCCACGAATATAACCGCCAGGGCCTGGTGAAATTCTTATCAAAATCAAAGCCGTTATCGTAAGACACATTTCCGTTAAACGATAAGCCCTTTACCCAGGGAATGTTGACATCTAACTTTAAATTCGAATTCAACACATAGTACTTGTCGTTATTAACACCCGTAGCGCCGGTTGAAATTACAACCGGGTTTTCGCCGTGCTCGCGTGCGGGGCCAGGTAAACCGTTGGGCCACCAGGCAACAGAGGTTGGATAGGCTGATACCAGGTCGTTAAAGATTGTACCGGCAGATTTTTGCGGGTAATGTTTATCCTCTAAACGTCCGTTCACGTTTACAGCCACGCGAATGTTCTTGTTTATTTTAGCGTCGATATTCGAGGTAAAGCCATATTGTTTATAATAAGTGGCGCTGTTTCTATATTGACCATCCTGTTTCTTCATATCCAGCGCAACAAAATATCTCATCGCTTCGGTTCCTGCGGAAATCGAAAGGTTTGCATTGCTTTGCACCGACTGGGGTTTTAAAACTGTTTTAAACCAATCGGTATTGGGGTAACGCAAAGGGTCTGAGCCATCACTGAATTTCTGGATCTGGTCGGTAGTATAAGTCTGGTTCAAGCCACCTGAAGGATTGTTGTAATACGCTATTTCATTTAATGCAGTAGCGTACAGCGGGGCATCTGCCATTTTAGGCAATTTGGTAGGCTGGTTGTAGCCATAATTACCATTCAGTGTAATTTCGGGTTTCCCGGTCTTTCCCTGCTTGGTAGTAACTAAAATAACGCCGTTGGCCGCTCTTGAACCATAAATAGCTGCAGAAGCATCTTTCAATACGGTTATACTTTCAATGGTGTTCGGGTCAATTCTCTCCAGGCTTCTGTCCGGCACACCGTCAATCACCACTAAAACGCTGTTATCGTTAAACGTGTTGCTGCCGCGAATGCGTAAGTTAGTGCCATCGGAACCTGGTTCGCTGCTGCTGGTAACTGCCACCAGGCCGGGCAGCCTTCCGGCTAAACCGTTGGTAACATTGGTCACCGGCGCTTCCGTTACTTCTTTGGCTTTAATTGTGCTGACAGCTCCCGTTAAAGTTGCTTTTTTAGCGGTTCCATAACCAATAACCACTACATCGGTCAACAGTTTGTTTTCAGGGCTAAGTCCCACAAAAACATTTTCGTCGCGTGGGGTAATTTCAACGGTTGTGTAACCAACTCCGGAAATAGATAAAACCACTTTTGAGATGGTTGAAGGAACCTCGATCTTAAACGACCCTTTTGTATCTGCCGAGGTACCGATGTCGGTGTGAAGGATCTTAATGGTGGCTCCGGGAAGAGGTTCCCCGGTCTTTGAATCTTTGACATTGCCGATAATGGTCCTGGTTTGGGCCAATGCGGCAACGTTTAGTAGCAATAATGAACATGCTACCAGCAGTAGTTTGATTTTTTTCATACAGCAATTTGTGAGGTTAAGAAACAGTCAATTTGGAGCTTTCGATAGGGGGAAACGTTACATCAGGTTTGGCACATGTGACTACTATTTAAAAGTTAAATATTTACAAATATGCTGTTTAACTCCTCTTGATATAGGGGGACAAATCAGTAAAATAGAGGGGGGAATCCGTAAAGAGTAAGGTATTTTTTTAAAAGAAGACGAACCGTCTCAAATGTCTTTGAGACGGCCGCATTCAGATCATTTTATTTTAAATACATTGGCATAGGCAAGCGCGGGTCTGTTTTCAGGCATCGTAATTTCCAGGCCTTCGCTGTTTCTTTGAAAACGCAGCTCACCGCCGCCAACCAGTTCTACTTTGTTTACAGCGCCGGGCCGAAGACCATTTTGTTCGGAAAGACTTTTGATCGTTACTTTTCCATTATCAGGCCAGCCAAACACCACTGCATACAACGTATCGCCCTTGGTAGTAAAGCGCATGTCGGCGGCACCAAAGGGCTTACCCTTGCCTTCATTGAAACCCGGGCCCGATAGTTTGGCAGTTTCAGTAGTAGCAGGCCCTTCGCCAAACACCTTCCAGGGTCTTGTATCGAAAATACATTCCGAATTGATCTTCATCCAGGCCGCTATTTCTTCCAGGATAGCAACCTCCTGGTCGTCGATGCTGCCGTTGCCTTTTACCGGGATGTTCAACAGCAGGTTCCCGTTCTTACTAACTATATCGGCCAGGGTTTGAATAATTGTTTGGGAGCTCTTGTATCTTTTGTTTTCATATATTCTTTTGTCATAATGCCATCCGCCGATGCAGGTATCTGTTTGCCAGGTGAAGGGTTCTATTACATTGCTTTGTCCCCGTTCAATATCCCACACCAGGCATTTACGCTGCATTTCATTCAGGATCTTTCCGTTCACCACGGCTTTCAGCATACCTTTATTGCGCTTCATGCTTTGGTTGTAATGGTGCGCAGCTAACTGCAACCCCACATCATTGAGCCCATGAAAGGGCAGCACGGTATCATCGAAGTAGAGCAGTTCAGGTTCATATTTATCAATGAGCTCGATGGTACGCTTCAGAAATTTATCACAATACGCTTTTGAGGGAACGGATACACCTTTTTCCCAATCCCAATGGTAGCCATCACTGAGGGCATGGTTCTGCGCGTAAAGTTCCTGCGGGTCCATACCTTCCCACCAGGCGCCCTTGCCATCGGCCTTTGTTAATTTGCCATCATAGGGAACGCCTGCCAATGGCCCGTTTTTATCACTTCCCTGTGCATATTCATACCACATCCAGGCATGGGAAGCATGCACACTCACCCCGAATGGCAAGCCCTGTTTTTTAGCGGCTTTTGCCCAACCGCCAATAAGATCTTTTTGGGGGCCCACATTTACCGAATTCCACGACTGGTATTTTGAGTTCCAGAGATCGAGGTTATCGTGGTGATTGGCCATGGCAAAAAAGTACTTCGCCCCCACCCTTTTATACAATGCAACGAGCTGGTCAGGGTCCCATTTCTCCGCTTTCCATTGGTGAATCACATCTTTAAAACCAAACTTCGATGGATGCCCGTATTTCTGCACATGGTATTTATAATGGTCGCTGCCTTCTTCATACATGCCGCGCGCATACCAATCGCCGTGTTCTGGCTC
The Niastella koreensis GR20-10 genome window above contains:
- a CDS encoding FecR family protein — encoded protein: MSQSLDDRVVYLLKQYTAGTCTLDEFNELLALISVQPNGSVLEGPLLEEVRNSRYHEAEEQVNWHQMLKAVLQQQEVVAPAPVRTMRVFSKIAIAATVVVCMGIIAWWWLQRGDDRHTNTPAVTLTYDALPGRNGAVLTLHNGKKVLLDSAGNGAMHLQPGLQVAKQDSLIAYQATDAASSETNTLSTPRGRKFQLVLSDGTRVWLNAASSIHYPTVFTGKERVVDITGEVYFEVAKNASHPFIVNIQSAQEPGQKGRIEVLGTHFNINAYDEEPSSKVTLLEGRVKVGSRQWAVGSGGKAENANDEVILKPGEQASLSQSSQKSHFIPVQTVHTDAVMAWKNGYFQFERADIQTVMRQVARWYDVEIQYEGTITTDKFGGSIPRDATLSQVLHALEQSLVHFTIQGKKVIVTP
- a CDS encoding RNA polymerase sigma factor → MPQLDTYKEKELFRRIADGDELAFADIFHRYKSPLFDYGMKITKSQVAAEELVQECFLKLWLSRQNLPSIENPVGYLHMMARNAGVDYLRRLSLDAAMQQKVWAGISATENATLQKVQVSETQKLINEAVAQLPAQQREVFMLSRYEGLSYEQIGLQMGIAGNTVKNHLVKALKFIREYLGNKYGGPVILIIMSFPGPFLIK
- a CDS encoding two-component regulator propeller domain-containing protein produces the protein MRFAIYLYFLFCAGDCIASDTLSVRYLGIDQGLSNNAVTCIYKDHNGFMWFGTYDGLNRYDGCAFRVFRNTIGDATSLLDNHVFCINSDNENKVWVGSGKGVSIYDPNRSAFFTPRFSKVGSSENVPLYDAVLSIKNAGNTMLVGTVHNGLIVFTGSGETGKQLVLPGQTGAAYNIQAIEYDSIRNAVWFFVNDRGLYKYDIASKRIVAVASGVAQCYSIFPRSNGDVLIAGDSGVARVYHNIFKRFDPIPQMIVRDIAEDAKGALWIATDGNGLWYLSPGGNRAQPLSLAGEAINSNSIYDLYIDPEGREWIGTLRGGVNILERDGSSFKTISYHKGRTEDVNDFILSFCEDDRSNLWIGTDGAGLRYWDKQKNSFTKYVHSADPGSVRSNFITCIARDYKNDIWISSWFGGIDKLNRSNNTFRHYSCYDPFQKNEEKNCWQVYEDSKRRLWASASNKGHLFLYNRPADQFELFDSSLFDLQVLMEDRSGNFWGGNYNSLIKIDPEKKQHKIFFIGYTVRSICEDKRHNFWVGTEGGGLLLFDRGKGTYRRITTKDGLPNNVILKILEDNKGDLWMSTYYGLCRYDPVLKTFRNFTQADGLQSNQFSFNAAMIAKNGDFLFGGIKGFNSFYPDSVYDKKNIPHLFLTGIKIDNAPVEAGPAYVVSHNKDIITGIAVPFDKALSFDFTALQYSNANNLNYAYYLKGWDKNWSIANNIKTANYSHIREGAYTFYVRVMNPDGVWNEEVQLLAVRVLPPWYRTWWAYLLYTVFTIGIVCAFLYYYRRQDRLRYEIKLALLEKQKEKELAERKISFFTDISHEFRTPLTLIVSPLKDLMAEAGPGLIQKKLSTIHRNARRLLSLVDQLLLFRKVESIEQQLHLSRFDINEVCNEVFLSFTQRAASKNIRFIFDRPLDEVGYCGDKEKIEIILFNLLSNALKYTPDNGEVQLSLTGGNGQIRIIVKDTGCGISESISSRLFDVFYQANNTGKASQTGFGIGLYVSKKLAIAHEGALSYVSAEGEGTTFTLILPNNKLTSMQHAGEEDRCGRPSIIHELVEESREEGDTTTDNRSKVIDKIISGLPTMVIVDDDADLRSYVKEIFIEQFNIYETNDGASAFDLIGRELPDIVISDVIMGKMDGIELCRKLKENAHLAHIPIILLTGSSSEKSKLTGLECGAEDYVSKPFSKELIVARVQNILTSRNRLQQYFFNTITLKPASSIESDHKEFLTRCIEIVDQNMENPEFNVQLFCQGIGMSQPTLYKRIKAISGLTVNVFVRYLRLRKAAELLINTSKTVVEVTYATGFNDLRYFREQFSKLFGMTPSEFIRRYRKPLGNKIIK
- a CDS encoding RagB/SusD family nutrient uptake outer membrane protein, producing MKKNIVCIILIAAIVAGPLISCNKSVLDQTPVSAVSDDALFKSTDPGLLTAYVNNMYQGLPHGFDWSMLASLTDEALTQACTWAGQQQAMLSQLTPSNLGPFNNGNCPELQHFAWTNEYSFIKSTNVFFSKIDAAPIDTATKRGLKGEVFFLRAYLYQNLVSLYGGVPIITKAYTLTDSFSVPRNSYAECIQFISDQCDSAAQYLPVTQTQVGRATKGAALGLKSRALLYAASDLYNGGNGTVPDPFAGYAHPELVRYTSFSASDRQTRWQKAKDAALAVINLGVYSLYQPNPASQTEAAANYGNLFIQMSTPEDIFVKYVSTNTVANWNDYGKTYGPGLFHNPNGFWGWGVDAPTQQFVDEYEMNNGTAFSWSNPVQAAAPYQNRDPRFYATVLYDGASWRTRTTDILPYEGSGKLQTGYQDTSAAHPTTDDIKYESGGFDTHNPPTGANIWNWSPTGYYLRKWSDPNLDPLKVLQATPWRYMRYTEVLLNYAEASLGLGDAATATTYINMIRKRAGMPPIANATKANLQHERKIELAFEELRYFDIRRWMICDPAVYGQKAGFSNVWSIHIFYPYNGSANYGSGTPVYTPVANVSGAGNYANLDYSGGRAWNPKSYFLPIAYDEMNKNLKLIQNPFY